The following proteins are co-located in the Pyxicephalus adspersus chromosome Z, UCB_Pads_2.0, whole genome shotgun sequence genome:
- the HSD17B10 gene encoding 3-hydroxyacyl-CoA dehydrogenase type-2 → MAGVRSLKGLVGIVTGGASGLGRATVERLVRQGASAVILDLPSSDGSNVAKSLGDKCAFAPTDVTSESDVNGALELARSKFGGVNVVVNCAGIAVAIKTFNKSKLMPHSLEEFQKVINVNIAGTFNVIRLATGEMIKNEPDKDGHRGVIVNTASIAAFDGQVGQAAYSASKGGIVGMTLPIARDLAPLGIRVVTIAPGLFATPLLMGLPEKAREFLAKQVPFPSRLGDPDEYAHLVQSIVENPMLNGEVIRLDGALRMQP, encoded by the exons ATGGCGGGTGTGCGGAGCTTGAAG GGTCTTGTTGGCATTGTCACCGGAGGAGCCTCAGGTCTTGGCCGGGCCACGGTGGAACGGTTGGTGCGCCAGGGAGCCAGCGCCGTTATATTGGATTTGCCAAGTTCCGATGGCAGCAACGTGGCCAAGTCTCTTGGTGATAAATGTGCCTTTGCTCCCACAGAT GTGACCTCAGAGTCAGATGTGAACGGTGCACTGGAACTGGCACGCTCCAAGTTCGGTGGAGTGAATGTTGTGGTGAACTGTGCAGGGATTGCCGTCGCTATTAAAACATTCAACAAGAGCAAACTGATGCCCCACAGCCTGGAAGAGTTCCAGAAGGTCATAAAT GTGAACATTGCGGGTACTTTCAACGTCATTCGCCTGGCAACAGGAGAGATGATAAAGAATGAACCGGATAAAGACGGGCACAGAGGTGTCATAGTCAACACAGCCAGCATTGCTGCTTTTGATGGACAG gTCGGGCAAGCAGCATACTCAGCCTCCAAAGGAGGAATTGTAGGAATGACACTACCCATCGCTCGGGATCTGGCTCCACTTGGAATTAGAGTTGTTACTATTGCTCCTG gcTTATTTGCCACCCCTCTCCTGATGGGCCTACCTGAGAAGGCAAGAGAGTTCTTAGCCAAGCAAGTCCCGTTTCCCAGCAGACTGGGTGATCCTGATGAGTACGCCCACTTGGTACAGTCCATTGTGGAGAACCCCATGTTGAACGGAGAAGTGATTCGTCTGGACGGTGCCCTTCGTATGCAGCCTTAA